From the Salvelinus fontinalis isolate EN_2023a chromosome 35, ASM2944872v1, whole genome shotgun sequence genome, one window contains:
- the LOC129834518 gene encoding conserved oligomeric Golgi complex subunit 4-like isoform X3, producing the protein MLIGRIPWKKVETELEKLVVQQGNIDTKMLALQRMGPNLQLIGGDASQLSGMITFTCSLAENVSSKVRQLDLAKTRLYKVIQRADDILDLKFCTDGVQTALHNEDYEQAAAHIHRYLSLDQSVIELSRQGEESSAVDASLAMLQEAEQRLKVLVAERLDEAITRGDLAQVERFFKIFPLLGLHDQGLARFGQYLCSQLASKADENLLLAVGGELGERRAALVFADTLTLLLEGIARVVETHQPIVETYYGPGYLYTLITHLQQECDRQAQKVVDKFIQQRDYHNKFQIVQSSMMKSVPTERIEPRELDPVLLEVTLMNARSELYLRFLRRRMMADFEVGDAMATPGIVQEHKHNVEKLLKHCMLGQLMQELIGYYIPMEEYYMRETVSKAVAMDTYEKGQLTSSMVDDCFYIVKKCISRALSSSSIDCLCAMINHSTSVLESDFREVLYNKLRQGFPATTLQDIQRGVSSAVSLMQSSLQQGKFNNLGIDSAEVAKAAFLVTLNNVEVCSENITTLKRNLESDCSKLFTQGAGSGEQAKIDSCLSDLVNTSSKFKDLLQEGLTELNTTAIKPQVKPWISSFLSISHNIEEEEFNEYEANDPWVQQLIVNLEQLMAEFKVTMVLLSLRNKYLTLAFYKLFIFSSPPLYNLSVLFSQAGLSSVIYDTLTSLMTSLVSMEMEKTVLKCTFSRLGGLQFDKELRSLVAYLTTVTTWTIRDKFARLTQMATILNLERVTEILDYWGPNSGPLTWRLTPAEVRQVLALRIDFRSEDIKRLRL; encoded by the exons ACCCGGCTTTATAAGGTTATCCAGCGGGCTGATGACATCCTGGACCTGAAGTTCTGCACAGACGGCGTTCAGACGGCGCTACACAATGAGGACTACGAACAGGCTGCTGCCCACATCCACCGCTACCTTTCTCTTGACCAATCAGTCATTGAGCTAAGCCGCCAGGGAGAAGAGA GCAGTGCTGTGGACGCTAGCCTGGCCATGCTTCAAGAGGCAGAGCAGCGATTGAAAGTCCTGGTTGCGGAGAGACTGGATGAGGCTATTACCAGGGGTGATCTAGCTCAGGTGGAAAGATTCTTTAAAATCTTCCCTCTGCTTGGCCTCCACGATCAAGGCCTGGCTCGCTTTGGCCAGTACCTCTGCAGCCAG ctGGCCTCTAAAGCAGATGAGAACCTGCTCTTGGCTGTGGGAGGAgagctgggagagaggagagctgctCTGGTCTTTGCTGACACCCTGACTCTGCTGCTGGAGG GCATAGCTCGTGTTGTGGAGACCCACCAGCCCATCGTAGAGACGTACTACGGTCCAGGCTACCTGTATACTCTCATCACTCACCTGCAGCAGGAGTGTGACCGACAGGCCCAGAAAGTAGTTGACAAGTTCATCCAACAGAGAGACTACCACAACAAG TTTCAAATCGTCCAGAGCAGCATGATGAAGAGTGTGCCCACTGAGAGGATTGAACCCAG GGAGCTGGATCCTGTATTACTGGAAGTCACTCTGATGAATGCCAGGTCGGAGCTTTACTTAAGATTCCTGCGCCGTCGCATGATGGCCGACTTTGAGGTTGGGGATGCTATGGCAACACCTGGCATCGTCCAAG AGCACAAGCATAATGTGGAGAAACTGCTGAAACACTGCATGCTGGGCCAGCTCATGCAGGAGCTGATTGGCTACTACATTCCAATGGAGGAGTACTACATGAGGGAGACCGTCAGCAAG GCTGTAGCtatggatacatatgagaagggTCAGCTAACATCTAGCATGGTGGATGACTGTTTCTACATTGTGAAGAAGTGCATCAGCAGAGCCCTGTCCAGCTCCAGCATTGACTGCCTGTGTGCCATGATCAACCACTCAACCTCAGTTCTAGAGTCTGACTTcag ggaGGTGTTGTATAATAAGCTGAGGCAGGGCTTCCCTGCGACCACGCTGCAGGACATCCAGCGTGGGGTGAGCAGTGCAGTGAGTCTGATGCAGAGCAGCCTGCAGCAGGGCAAGTTCAACAACCTGGGTATCGACAGCGCAGAGGTCGCCAAGGCTGCCTTCCTG GTGACTCTGAATAACGTGGAGGTGTGTAGCGAGAACATCACCACTCTGAAGAGGAACCTGGAG agtGATTGCTCCAAGTTGTTCACTCAGGGGGCGGGATCAGGAGAGCAAGCTAAGATTGACAGCTGTCTGTCAGACCTCGTCAACACATCCAGCAAGTTCAAGGATCTCTTGCAG GAGGGCCTGACAGAGCTGAACACCACAGCCATCAAGCCTCAGGTCAAACCGTGGATCAGCAGCTTCCTGTCCATCTCacacaacatagaggag GAGGAGTTTAATGAGTACGAGGCCAACGACCCATGGGTCCAGCAGCTCATCGTCAACCTCGAGCAGCTCATGGCAGAGTTCAAGGTAACCATGGTTCTGCTTAGCCTCAGAAATAAATATCTTACATTAGCATTTTACAAGCTATTTattttctcttctccccctctttaTAATCTCTCTGTCTTGTTCTCTCAGGCGGGGCTCTCTTCAGTTATCTACGACACACTGACCAGCCTCATGACCAGTTTGGTCTCCATGGAGATGGAGAAGACCGTCCTGAAGTGCACTTTCAGCAGG CTGGGAGGGCTTCAGTTTGATAAGGAGCTGCGTTCTCTGGTGGCCTATCTCACTACTGTCACCACCTGGACTATTAGGGACAAGTTTGCTCGGCTCACTCAGATGGCCACCATCCTCAACCTGGAGCGG gtaACAGAGATCCTGGATTACTGGGGTCCGAACTCTGGTCCTCTAACGTGGCGTCTGACCCCAGCGGAGGTCCGGCAGGTTCTGGCGCTCCGCATCGATTTCCGCAGTGAGGACATCAAGAGGCTCCGCCTCTAA